CCTCCGTGGTCGGTCCAACTCCTGTTGGCTCGACCGATTGTCTGGAAGGACCGGGCGAAAAGTAAGCCGGTTTTGGCGGCGCGAAAGCGTCAATTGTGAGTCCGCGGCCATTCAGTTATAATCACTGGCATCGTCGGCAGAAACTGTTAGAGTGCGGTAGAGAAAGGTATCACTGTACATGGGCACCCGGAAGCAAAGGCTGCGTACCATCGTTCTCGTCTTCGGCGTGACAGTCGTCTTGTGGTTCGGTGGGCGTCTCGTCGGCCGCGTCTCGGCAGTAGCCAAGGAGACCTACGAGAACATTGAAGTCTTCACCAACGTTCTGGCTCTAGTTCAAAAGAATTACGTGGATCCGGTAACGACCAAGCAGCTCATCGATGGTGCCATCACCGGAATGCTGGCCGCACTCGACCCTCACAGCGGCTACCTGCCTCCGGATTTGTACAAGGAGTTGCAGGTTGATACGCGCGGCAGCTTTGGCGGCTTGGGTATCGAAATCACCACCCGGAACAACGTGCTCACCGTTGTCTCCCCGATCGAAGACACGCCCGCTTATCGGGCCGGCATCAAGCCAGGTGATCAGATCATCAAGATTCAGGATGAGTACACGAAGGACATGCCGCTGGTCGAGGCGGTAAAGAAAATGCGCGGCCCGCAGGGGAGCAAGATCCGTCTCACCTTGCGGCGCGAAGGCCTGGCGCACTTCATCGAGCACACTCTTACCCGCGAGGTGATTCGGATTCAGAGCGTCAAGTCACACATGTTGGAGAAGGGGTACGCCTACCTGCGCGTCACGCAGTTCCAAGAACGGACGGATGACGATCTGCAGCATGCCCTTTCGAACCTCGAGCAGGAGAACGGTGCGCCGATTGCCGGGATGGTTCTCGACCTCCGGAACAACCCCGGTGGCCTGCTCACGCAGGCCGTCAAGGTATCGGACGAGTTCGTAGACTCCGGTCTGGTCGTCTACACCGATGGCCGGCTGGAAAGCCAAAAGCAGAAGTACTTTGCCCATAGGGCAGGCAGCCACACCGACTTCCCGATGATCGTTTTGGTCAACGGCGGCAGCGCCAGCGCCTCGGAAATCGTCGCCGGGTGTTTGCAGGACCACAAGCGCGCGCTCATCCTCGGCACGCAAACGTTCGGCAAGGGATCGGTTCAGACGATTTTGCCGCTGGATGAAACTGCGGCAATCCGATTGACGACGGCGAGGTACTACACACCAAACGGACGCTCAATTCAGGCCACCGGCATCACGCCGGACGTCGTGGTCGAAAACAACGTCGTGCAGGCCAAGGCCGAAGGTGGCCCAAGCTTCCCGACCATTCGCGAAGAAAACCTGCCTCGTCACTTCGGACACAAGGACAAAGGCGCTCCTGGTTCTACGGAACCGAAACAGATCGAGGAAGAATCCGCGGAGACGCTGTCCCTACACGAAGGCGAGCTGGGCAAGGATCCGCAACTGGACCGCGCTCTCGATCTGTTGAAAAGCTGGAACGTGTTCAAGACAGTCATAGCGCAGAACGCGCCATGACCCACGGACGCCGATGGCTGTGAGGTCCGGCTGCGCCTGATCCACAGCCGTCTTTCGGCGCACAGGTAGCGACGCTGCCTCAGGCCTGGCAGCGCCTCGTTCTATGGCCAGAATTCTCGGCTTTTTCCTCAACTGCGGCCTCGGCGTGCTCATATTCCTGAGTGTGTCCGCGCTGCAGCAGGGTCCGGAAGCACCCGTTGCGGTTCCTCCTCAGTTGCATTCGGACTGGGCGGCTGATTTTCCCGAGCGGATCGATCGAGTAACGGCTGCGCTGTCCCAGGTGGCGCTGCCGTTCCCCACCCCGACCATGGCTGCACGAGGCGCCGGCGCGGTCCGCTGGTTTCACCGGCGCTACGAAATCACCCTGCCGAAGCCCGAGGGGTCCGGTCAAATCGCGCAGTGGTTCGATCCGGCCCGTACCGCCGCTCCGGGGGTCACGCTGAACGTCAGTGAGGAAACCGACGGAGCCACTGTGCAGGTTGGCGTGGACGGGCTATTGACCCATACCGTCGCACTCCATTGGCTCCCGCACCGCCCCCGCGCTGTGATTATCATCGGCGACCTCGGGAGCGACTTGCTGATCGCACGCGCATTGGCCGGAATCGATGCGCCGGTAACGTTCGCCATCAAGCCGTTCCAGCCGTTTTCAAAAGAGGTAGCCGAACTGGCAACGCTGTTTCACCGCGAGGTGTTGCTGCAACTCGAGCCAGAGGCGGACCACCGGCCAAACAGCGCTCCCTCCCCTACCCCGCCAGCCAGCACCGAGCGCGGCGGCCTCTCGCGCTGGCTGGCCCAAAACCTGGCGGCAGTGCCCCACGCCGTCGGCATCACCAGCCGCTTTCAACCACCATTCACCGGCGATCACGAACACCTGCAGTCGCTGTTGAAGGCCCTCAAGGAGAAGAACCTATTCGTCGTAGGCGCCGGTGATGCTTCGCTGCACGATACTTGCGAGGTGGCCGCCTCAATGGCTGTTGGATGCGCTGACAACACGGTCGTCCTGGGCGATACGGACGACGAGCAGATCATCCAGAATGAATTGCAGGCCGTGGTGGAAACGGCGCGAACCCGCGGCGACACGATCGCGACCGGCCACGCTACGCAAGCCACTCTGGTGACGCTCCGGGCCGCAATTCCAACCTTTGCCGCGGCGGGAGTTGACGTGGTGCCGGCTTCGACTGTCGTCCGGGACCGATCCTTGTCCCCGCGTTGATCCTTCTGTTACAGTCCGAACATGCAACTGCCGTTGGGGCTGCCCGCGTTGACCACGGTCCTCACGGTCTCACAACTCAATCAACGTATCCGGGAAAGGCTCGAAAGCAGTTTTGACGAGGTGTGGGTCGTCGGCGAGATCTCCAACTTCCGTGTGCCGCCGTCGGGTCATTTTTACTTCTCCCTCAAAGATCAGCGCAGCCAGATCGCCATCGTGATGTTCCGGTCCGCGAATCAGCTCCTGCCCTTTCGGCCTGAGGACGGCAT
This DNA window, taken from Candidatus Binatia bacterium, encodes the following:
- a CDS encoding S41 family peptidase; the encoded protein is MGTRKQRLRTIVLVFGVTVVLWFGGRLVGRVSAVAKETYENIEVFTNVLALVQKNYVDPVTTKQLIDGAITGMLAALDPHSGYLPPDLYKELQVDTRGSFGGLGIEITTRNNVLTVVSPIEDTPAYRAGIKPGDQIIKIQDEYTKDMPLVEAVKKMRGPQGSKIRLTLRREGLAHFIEHTLTREVIRIQSVKSHMLEKGYAYLRVTQFQERTDDDLQHALSNLEQENGAPIAGMVLDLRNNPGGLLTQAVKVSDEFVDSGLVVYTDGRLESQKQKYFAHRAGSHTDFPMIVLVNGGSASASEIVAGCLQDHKRALILGTQTFGKGSVQTILPLDETAAIRLTTARYYTPNGRSIQATGITPDVVVENNVVQAKAEGGPSFPTIREENLPRHFGHKDKGAPGSTEPKQIEEESAETLSLHEGELGKDPQLDRALDLLKSWNVFKTVIAQNAP
- a CDS encoding divergent polysaccharide deacetylase family protein; its protein translation is MARILGFFLNCGLGVLIFLSVSALQQGPEAPVAVPPQLHSDWAADFPERIDRVTAALSQVALPFPTPTMAARGAGAVRWFHRRYEITLPKPEGSGQIAQWFDPARTAAPGVTLNVSEETDGATVQVGVDGLLTHTVALHWLPHRPRAVIIIGDLGSDLLIARALAGIDAPVTFAIKPFQPFSKEVAELATLFHREVLLQLEPEADHRPNSAPSPTPPASTERGGLSRWLAQNLAAVPHAVGITSRFQPPFTGDHEHLQSLLKALKEKNLFVVGAGDASLHDTCEVAASMAVGCADNTVVLGDTDDEQIIQNELQAVVETARTRGDTIATGHATQATLVTLRAAIPTFAAAGVDVVPASTVVRDRSLSPR